The window TACCTTCTTTTATTCATCCTGCTTTTATAATTTGTATATGTGCTTTTGGTTTTATCTCTGGAATTGGATCTTCTTTTAACAGAATTTCAGGTTCAAAAAGAAATATCTTATTGATTTTAATAAATTTATTTGTTACTTTATTTGGTATTTTTATTTATGTTATTTATGCATACTGAAGGCCAGTAAACAACCAAGTATCAATTTTGGGAATTGTAATGTCTAAAGAAATTTATATGTGATTTTTTATTGCAACATTAATTTTGACTTTACTCATTGTCTGAATAACGTATTTTTCTTTAATAAAGAATCATGCTAAAATGTTAGATGAACTTTTGCCCGTGATGTTAATTGCAATCACATGCGAATATTTAGCGACAACGTTAATTTCAGCTTGAGGAGATGGCGAATTTTTAGGAATTCCATCAACAGAAGGATATTCTACAATGGTTGCTATACGTTTAGTTCAAGCACCTTTAAAAATAATTTTTAATAGTTTTGTTTTGTATTTTTCATATAAAGCGGTAAAACCGTTAATCAAAAAAGATAGATAGAACAAATAGTAAAGGAAGATGAGGAATGAAATTTTATAGTTCATTTAGTCAACGTGAAGTAGAACTTGATGATGATTTTATAAAAATTTACTTATGCGGGCCTACAGTTTATAGTGACATACATATCGGTAATGCAAGACCGATTTTACTTGTTGATTTTTTTGTTCGTTGTTTAGAATTTTTAGATTTTCAAATTGATTACATGCAAAATATTACAGACATTGATGACAAAATAATTAATAAAGCGAGAGCTGAAAATGTTAACGAAGAAGTTATAGCAAAGAAATATACCGATGCTTATCTTGATATTTTGAAAAAACTTAATATAAGAAAACCAAATTCGTTAAGACCAATTTCACAAAAAATTGAAAAAATAATAAAATTTATAGATCTATTAATTGAAAAAGAAATGGCCTATGAAGTCAATGGTAACGTTTATTTTTCAATTGATAAATATAAAGATGAATACGGTAAACTTTCAAATAAAAAACTTGATGAATTGAATATAGGGAAAAGAATAGCTATTGATAAAAATAAACATAATCCTTTAGACTTTGTAATTTGAAAAAAAACAACAGAAGGTAAACAATGATACACTAAATGATCGAAAGGTAGGCCAGGTTGACACACAGAATGTGCCGTTTTAATAGATAATCATTTCGGAAGTGAAGGTGTAGATGTTCATTTTGGTGGAGTAGATTTACAATTTCCTCATCATGAAAATTCTCGTATTCAATTTTTGGCAAAAAATAAACATGAAATTGCAAAAATCTGAATGCATAATGGTCATGTTACACTTGGTGATGCTAAAATGTCAAAATCATTAGGGAATATTTTAACTGTTAAAGAATTTTTAAAAGATAATTCTGTAAATGAATTGCGATATATTTTCATGACAAAAAACTATAGAGCACCTATTGATTTTAATAATGATTTATTGCAACAAGCAAAAAAATGAGAAGACAGAATTAAAAAATTATTAATTAAAATTCGTTGACAATGTGCAGTCGGTAAAATTTTTATTACAGAAAATATACCAATTGATGAAGAATTAAATTCGTATCATTTCATTGCTAATTTTAAAGATTACA of the Spiroplasma endosymbiont of Labia minor genome contains:
- a CDS encoding ECF transporter S component; protein product: MQQISEWLLTSNHMAIMVTGLIGGFAFIYIIYNAISYAILRERYHGIRFTTKNIAYITMFTAVSVSVTVVVSMTVPITVFPPIRIAIEGVMVKITGFMFGPIVGLLVGLITEGLTMLFVPSFIHPAFIICICAFGFISGIGSSFNRISGSKRNILLILINLFVTLFGIFIYVIYAYWRPVNNQVSILGIVMSKEIYMWFFIATLILTLLIVWITYFSLIKNHAKMLDELLPVMLIAITCEYLATTLISAWGDGEFLGIPSTEGYSTMVAIRLVQAPLKIIFNSFVLYFSYKAVKPLIKKDR
- the cysS gene encoding cysteine--tRNA ligase, with the protein product MKFYSSFSQREVELDDDFIKIYLCGPTVYSDIHIGNARPILLVDFFVRCLEFLDFQIDYMQNITDIDDKIINKARAENVNEEVIAKKYTDAYLDILKKLNIRKPNSLRPISQKIEKIIKFIDLLIEKEMAYEVNGNVYFSIDKYKDEYGKLSNKKLDELNIGKRIAIDKNKHNPLDFVIWKKTTEGKQWYTKWSKGRPGWHTECAVLIDNHFGSEGVDVHFGGVDLQFPHHENSRIQFLAKNKHEIAKIWMHNGHVTLGDAKMSKSLGNILTVKEFLKDNSVNELRYIFMTKNYRAPIDFNNDLLQQAKKWEDRIKKLLIKIRWQCAVGKIFITENIPIDEELNSYHFIANFKDYITNDLDLPAMITQIDLMVKHINQQLLFEEIDSTPTKLNIILNVLGFDFKLKELTKDEVNEILEWQQLLFEKKFDMADSLRKNLLERELL